The DNA segment GTTGGTCACGATAGCGACTTTAGCGTCAAATTTAAGCTCTTTTAGCTCGTTTATATAGACGCCGTAGCCGGGTTTGCCGTCAAATTTTATATCTATTTTCATCTTATTCTCCGCTTTTATTTTATCCAAAATAGCCTAATTTATCGGTATAAAAATTTGATAATTATCGCTAAGGCGCGCGTAAAGACGGTTCATATCGTTTGAAAACGCCGCAAAGGCGTCTTTTTTACTGATCTTTTTCGTAAACGGCACGAACTGGAGCAAATTTTGCTCTTTTTTTAGCCTTAAAATCGGATTTGAATTTTTGTCCTCCACGACTTCGATCTTACGCCCGAAAATCTTAGCCAAGCTGTCAAAATGCTCCTCCATCTCCTCGTCCGCGCCGCTTCGGCCGAAGTGATAAAGCGTTATGGGCATATCAAGCTGCGAGCAGCAGTCCATGATGACGGCCGATTGGCTCTCTATCTCGTCGCCAAAACCGCTACTTAGCACCACGCCCTTTTTGATCTCGTCGATGTCGCTTTTACCGATGGCGGCGACTGGTTTTTTTAGCTCGAAAAGCAGCCTTTTGTGCGCGGAGAAAAATTTATTATCCGTCACCACAAGCCCGACGTCGTTTTTAAAAACATCGTCTTTTATCTGCCCTACTCCACCCCCGAAATAATCAAACATCACCGTCGCCATCTCGTCGTTTACGGATTTTAGCTTTTCGTAGGCTAAATTTAGCGCAGGATTTACGACCTTGACGAAAAGGCGCCTGTTGTTTAGCTTTTCGTGCAGTTTTAGACTCTGCTCAAGCAGCCTTATGCACAGCTTTTCGCCCATCTTTTTCATGTCTAAAAACAGATAAATATTATGCCCAAACGGGTTTGGAAACTGCCCGGTTTCTTTTTTTACGCTTCTAAATACGCTTAAAAGCACGCTTGGTTCGCCCACTATCAGCAAAACGTCGCCCGGCAGGATCATTAAATTAGGCTTTGCGATCATGAAATTTGAGCCACGATAAATCATCGCGATGCGCCATTTTTTCTGCGTTATGGAGCTGATGTGACGGTACATAAAGGAGCTGCCCACCGGCACTTTTACTTCCATTATCTCGCCCTTGCCAAGGCCTAGGTTATCGGCCACGACGGGGATATCTGGTAAAAAGTCCATGAGCCTAGCCGTTAGCACCGCTCGCGCGTCCAAGACCGTTAGGTGCGAGTCGTCCTCCAGCCCGCTAAGCCCCCAGAGATCAAGCATCAAAATTTCCGTTTTTTTGCTGATTTGGCGCAGATTGTTATAGACGCTAATCGTCTCAAAGCCGTCTTTTAGCATTATCATAAACTGGCTGAAATAGCCGCTAGCAGCCTGCCTCAGCCTATCAAGGCTAGTCGGATCAAAGCGGTAAAAGGTAAAATTTTCTAAATTTACGTCCGAGTAATCCTCGTCTCCACAAGCGATAACGACGTAGTGATGCGTGCTGCTTCTGCTTACGAATAGTCTTTCTAAGAAATGTTTCGCTACAATGCCGTCCGCAACTATCAAGATATTTTTCATTAAAACTCCAAATTTAAAGGGACTATTATATCAAAATGACTTTTAGTATAGATAAAACCGACGGTGTGGCGCGCGCGGGCACGCTAACGACCGCTCACTCTACGATCAAAACGCCCGTGTTTATGCCTGTAGGTACCGTGGGCGCCGTAAAGAGCCTAGACGCCGTGGATATGATGCAGATTTTAGGCGCCCAAATCATCTTAGGCAACACCTATCACCTCTACTTGCGCCCCGGCAGCAAGGTCGTAAAAGAGCTCGGCGGCCTGCACGGCTTTACTAAATTTAACCGCTCGTTTTTAACCGATAGCGGCGGCTTTCAGGCCTTTTCGCTAAGCAAAATCTCAAAACCGGACGAAAACGGCATCAAATTTAAAAGCCACATCGACGGCAGCGCGCACTATTTCACGCCGCGCTCGGTGCTAGATACCCAGTACGACCTAAACTCCGACATCATGATGATCCTTGATGATCTAGTCGCGCTTCCTGCCGAAAAAAAGCGCGTGGAACTAAGCATCAAACGCACGATAAAATGGGCGCGCGAGGCGATAGATTATCATAAATTTAAGCAAGACAAAGGCGAAGGGCTCACGCAAAATATATTCGGAATAATCCAAGGCGGCACGGATGAGGCGGCGCGTAAATTTTGCGCCGAAGCGCTGTGCGAGATGCCCTTTGACGGCCTTGCTATCGGGGGACTTAGCGTAGGCGAAAGTAATCAGGAGATGTACGACACCGTACAGGCCGTGATGCCCTACATCGACGCGGCGCGTCCGCGCTATCTCATGGGCGTAGGCACTCCTGAAGACCTCGTAGAAAACGTAGCCCGCGGCGTGGATATGTTTGACTGCGTGATGCCGACGCGAAACGCGCGCAACGGCACGCTATTTACGAGTTTTGGTAAGATAAATATCAAGTCCGCAAAATTTGCCGCCGATCCCGCTCCGATAGATCCCCAGTGCGACTGCTATGCGTGCCGCAACTACTCGCGCGCCTATCTTAGCCACCTATACCGAGCGGGTGAGCTGACGTTTTTCCGTTTGGCAAGCCTACATAACTTGCACTATTATCTAAATTTGATGCGGCAGATGAGAGAAGCGATAACGGCCGGCGAATTTGAAAAATTTAGGCGAAATTTCTACGCTAAACGCGGCAAAGACGCGCCGAGCATATAAGGCAAAACCGTGAGCGAGCGCGATATCTCGGGGTACTTTTACGACGAGGAGTGCGAGTACGTCTATCTCGTGACGGACGGCAGCGAACAAAACTATAAATTTATCTTTAAAGACGACAAAATTTACGCCCAGGACGGCAGCCAGAGCGGCGCGGAGGAGTTTATCCGCGTAGTAAAAAAGATAACGAGCGAGTTTCGCGCCAAGATCGCCGAGCACTCTGCCCAGCTTGAAAGCTACGAGAAAATCTACGCGGGCAAGAGGGATTTTACTAAATTTATAAAAAAGCACGCGATTTTAAAATACGAAATACGCAAATTTCAAAATAAAATTTCGCACTTTTACGAGGCTCTGGCGATCTGTCAGAACGAAAGACCCGAACTTAAAAAACAGCTAAAAAACTACGTCTACGAAGCCGGCGTGCTAAAAAATGCAGCCTGCGAAAATGCCGCCAGGATAGACGATATATACGCGCATATACAGAGCCTAAAAAACGACAAAATCAACCGAAACATATATATCCTGACGCTACTTTCGGCGCTATTTTTACCGCTAAATTTTATCACGGGATTTTTTGGGATGAATACGAACGGGATGTTTCTAAATGGCTTTCAAAACGGCACGGCGATCGTCGCCGGATCTATGCTTGCGCTTTTTGCGACGCTAGCGGGACTGTTTTATTTTCTGGGCAAAAGGCGGGAGTAAAAAATGGATAAAATTTTACTTTTTACGGCGCTTTTTGGCGCAAGCGCGGCATTTAGTAGGATAGTCGAGCAACAAACGGCTTGCAAAGCCGGCGATATGCAAGCTTGCACGGCGGCGGAAGAGTATTTTACGGGATGGCGCGCACAGGGAGAGCTCGCTACAAAAAAGCGAAGCAGGTGCATAAATCGTCTATGACAAAAACGCCTACGAAGCAGGCAGCGAGCTAGGCGCGCTTATACAAAAAGGCCGAGCGTAAAAACCGACACCGCAAAAGTAAGAGCTTTTAAAAAAGCGGGCGGGCGACGGCGAGAAATCGGGTTGTTATAATTGCGAAGAGAGTTTTAAAGAGTAAAATTTGACGTTTTTACAAAATCCAAAGCATAAGCAATCTTTGTCTGAGCGCAAAATCGTCCCGCCGACTGAGCCGATTTGCTTGCAAAATTTACGCCAAATAGTAACGCTAAATTTGAAAATTTCTAACCTGATTTAACTTTAACTCCACCGTAAAAACAATCAACGACTGAACAAATTTGGGATAAAGGGTCACGGGTCAAATTTAGCTCGCCGCTAAATTTGACCTTTTAATCAAAATGTGAAATTCGCAAGCCGCGGCACAAATTTGGCAATAGACTTAAAAACGCGATTTATCGACAAAATTTGACAGAAATAAAATCACTAGAATTTGACTATGCTGATAAATTTTACCGTCAAAAAATCACTCAAATTTAAGCAACGAATTTTAGCCGAATTTACTCCGCTCGTCCCGCCATCGCCTTATATACGTTCATTTCATCTTGCAGGATTTTGTATTTTTGCGCGAGCATGCCTACCCTGCCTTCAAGCAGCGAATTTTGCGCCTCCAAATAGTTTTTCAGCTCTGTTTTGCCCAGTTCGTATTTTAGCTTGTAGATGTCGCTGATAGAGCTTAAATTTCGCAAATTTTCATTTATATTTCGCAAAACAGCCTCGTCTTTTTGCAGATTTTTATAGCTCGCGTCAATCTCGTTTAGCGCGGTCGTTAGCGTCTGCGCGTAGTTTAGCTTCATCGTCTCAAAGGTTAGTTCGGAGATCTTTAACCTTGATTTAAGCTTGGAATAGTTTAAAAACGGCAAATTTATCGCAACATTTCCGTTTAGAAATTTTAAGCTAAACGCATCGCTCGCGCTATTTCCGCCGCCGCTCAGCCCCGCGCCCAAAGTAACGCTAGGGTAAAAACTTTTTTCGCTTGAATGCACGTTTAACAAGGCTTCTTTTATGCGCGCGATCGCCGCTTGCAAATCAGGGCGCGCGCCGATAACGTAAAGCGGAACATTTAAATTTACGCCCTGCGGCGAGACCTCACTCAAATCTCCACCCGAATTTAGCTCAAATCCCGGTCTCTCATTTAGCAGATTTTGCAACGTCCGCTCCGCCGCATCGATACTTTTTTGCGCGTTTAGGATTCTGTTTTGGGCCGAGAGGATAGAGCTTTTGATTTGCTTTAGACTTAGCTCTTCTTCTTTGCCAAGCTCGAATTTCGCCCTCGCGACGGTTTCAAGCTGTTTATAATTTTGCAGTAAAATTTTATATAAATTTACGCTCTCATTTTGATAAAGTATCTCAAAATACTTCTCCGCGACGCTACTAACGAGTGCGAGACGAGCGGCCTCCAGGTCGTATTTTGTGGCGTTTGCTTCCCATATGGCGGCATCTGCCGAGCTTGCGAGCTTGCGCCACAGATCGATCTCGTAGCTTAGCGAAACGCCGCTTTTATAGCTCTCATTCCAACTGCCGCCGGTTTTTATATTTTTACCCGTTTCCGCGCCCAAATTTGCGTTAAAGCTAGGTACGAGATCGGCCTGCAAGACGCCTGCTTGCGCGAGGGCTTTATTTACGGCGATTGCAGATTTTGCAAGATCTATGTTGTTTTTTAGCGCGAGCTCGATTAGTTCGTTTAGCCGCGGCTGGTTGTAGCCCTTCCACCAGTCGCGCTCCAACGTAAAATTTGCCGTCGAATTTGAGCTTGCGTTAGCGTCGAGCAAAATTTGCTCGTAGTTTTTGTTTATCTGTGTCGCCGCACAGCCGCTAAAAAAAACTACGGCGATTATCGTTAAAATTTTTCTCATTTTATTCCCTTGATAGCGCATCGATAGGATTAAGTTTTGAAGCGCTGCGAGCGGGCATATAACCAAAGGCTATGCCGATAAAGCTTGAGGTTAGCAACGCTACCGCGATGGAAGCATTTGAAAACACCATCTCAAAACCCTGCACGAATTTGTCAAATACGGAACCGATGACGAATGACAACCCCACGCCGATAATGCCGCCCATAACGCAAAGCAACACCGCTTCTATTAAAAATTGCTGCAAGATATTGCTCTGCCTGGCGCCAATAGCCATCCGTATGCCGATCTCTTTAGTTCGCTCCGTTACCGAAACCAGCATGATATTCATAACGCCTATTCCGCCAACGACAAGCGAGATAAGCGCGACACAGGATATGAGAAGCGTCATAG comes from the Campylobacter rectus genome and includes:
- a CDS encoding COG3400 family protein; its protein translation is MKNILIVADGIVAKHFLERLFVSRSSTHHYVVIACGDEDYSDVNLENFTFYRFDPTSLDRLRQAASGYFSQFMIMLKDGFETISVYNNLRQISKKTEILMLDLWGLSGLEDDSHLTVLDARAVLTARLMDFLPDIPVVADNLGLGKGEIMEVKVPVGSSFMYRHISSITQKKWRIAMIYRGSNFMIAKPNLMILPGDVLLIVGEPSVLLSVFRSVKKETGQFPNPFGHNIYLFLDMKKMGEKLCIRLLEQSLKLHEKLNNRRLFVKVVNPALNLAYEKLKSVNDEMATVMFDYFGGGVGQIKDDVFKNDVGLVVTDNKFFSAHKRLLFELKKPVAAIGKSDIDEIKKGVVLSSGFGDEIESQSAVIMDCCSQLDMPITLYHFGRSGADEEMEEHFDSLAKIFGRKIEVVEDKNSNPILRLKKEQNLLQFVPFTKKISKKDAFAAFSNDMNRLYARLSDNYQIFIPIN
- the tgt gene encoding tRNA guanosine(34) transglycosylase Tgt, with protein sequence MTFSIDKTDGVARAGTLTTAHSTIKTPVFMPVGTVGAVKSLDAVDMMQILGAQIILGNTYHLYLRPGSKVVKELGGLHGFTKFNRSFLTDSGGFQAFSLSKISKPDENGIKFKSHIDGSAHYFTPRSVLDTQYDLNSDIMMILDDLVALPAEKKRVELSIKRTIKWAREAIDYHKFKQDKGEGLTQNIFGIIQGGTDEAARKFCAEALCEMPFDGLAIGGLSVGESNQEMYDTVQAVMPYIDAARPRYLMGVGTPEDLVENVARGVDMFDCVMPTRNARNGTLFTSFGKINIKSAKFAADPAPIDPQCDCYACRNYSRAYLSHLYRAGELTFFRLASLHNLHYYLNLMRQMREAITAGEFEKFRRNFYAKRGKDAPSI
- a CDS encoding CorA family divalent cation transporter, whose product is MSERDISGYFYDEECEYVYLVTDGSEQNYKFIFKDDKIYAQDGSQSGAEEFIRVVKKITSEFRAKIAEHSAQLESYEKIYAGKRDFTKFIKKHAILKYEIRKFQNKISHFYEALAICQNERPELKKQLKNYVYEAGVLKNAACENAARIDDIYAHIQSLKNDKINRNIYILTLLSALFLPLNFITGFFGMNTNGMFLNGFQNGTAIVAGSMLALFATLAGLFYFLGKRRE
- a CDS encoding TolC family protein, with translation MRKILTIIAVVFFSGCAATQINKNYEQILLDANASSNSTANFTLERDWWKGYNQPRLNELIELALKNNIDLAKSAIAVNKALAQAGVLQADLVPSFNANLGAETGKNIKTGGSWNESYKSGVSLSYEIDLWRKLASSADAAIWEANATKYDLEAARLALVSSVAEKYFEILYQNESVNLYKILLQNYKQLETVARAKFELGKEEELSLKQIKSSILSAQNRILNAQKSIDAAERTLQNLLNERPGFELNSGGDLSEVSPQGVNLNVPLYVIGARPDLQAAIARIKEALLNVHSSEKSFYPSVTLGAGLSGGGNSASDAFSLKFLNGNVAINLPFLNYSKLKSRLKISELTFETMKLNYAQTLTTALNEIDASYKNLQKDEAVLRNINENLRNLSSISDIYKLKYELGKTELKNYLEAQNSLLEGRVGMLAQKYKILQDEMNVYKAMAGRAE